The nucleotide sequence atatttcaaataCCATGAAGGGTTTCATAAGGAAAAGGAAACCGATAGGAAGTGAACTAAGCATCTATATGGGCAATCGGATGCGTTCACGTGTGGAAGCTGTTGGAACATTTAGGCTTGTATTAAGTACTGGTTGTATTTTAGATTTAAAAAGAACCTTTTATATTCcagatttttctaaaaatttgatttctttatctAAGCTTGTAAAACAAGGattatgtataaatttttatgatgattctgttgacattattaaaaattataatattattggATGTGGTACTTTAATTGGTGATTTATTTAAAGTCCATTTAGCTAATAATGTTCCATCTAATCTTATGGTTATGCATGGTAATGGTATGAATGAAAAATCCCCCATGTTATGGCACCGAAGGTTGGGACACATCTCCATTGAGAGAATAAAGAAATTAGTAAGTGATGGAGTTCTTGAAACTCTAGACTTTACTGATTTTGATACTTGTGTGGATTGCATTAAGGGAAAGCAAACCAAAAAATCTCAAAAAGGTGCTAAGAGGAGTTCTGACATATTAGAAATAATTCACACTGACATATGTTGTCCTGATATGTCCTTAAGTGGTCAGAAATACTTCAtctcttttattgatgattattcacgatATATGTATCTCTATATGCTTCATAATAAATATGAGGCATTGGAcgcttttaaattttataaagctGAAGTAGAGAAACAATGcggaaagaaaattaagatcgtGAGATCAGATAGAGGTGGAGAATTCTATGGGAGATATACTGGAAGTGGGCAAGCACCTAGTCCATTTGTAAAGTATCTTCAAGAGCATGGTATTGTGGCACAATACACCATGCTTGGCATTTTGGGGTTGTCCTACTGAAGTTCGGGTTTATAATCCACAAGAAAGGAAGTTGGACCCAAGGACGATAAGTGCCTATTTTATCGGCTATGCAGAAAAGTCTAAGGGTTACAGATTTTATTGTCCCTCCCATTCAAGTAAAATAGTTGAATCTAGAAATGTAAGGTTTTTAGAGCATGATGTAAAAAGTGGGAGAAATCATCCTCctaaagttgttgagaatgataATGTTTGTCAAACCTCTCCATGTACAAGAATGATTGTTCAATACAATGCCCATACAGATAGGCTCAATATAGAACAACCTATTACTGATGTTCCACATCATGAAGATAATGTTCAAGTAGATTATATGGTGGAGGATCAAACTCTTCATAATGAAAATGTTGTTCAAGAACATATTGCTCAAGAGCAACTTCAAGAAGAGGGAGAACCTGTTATGCCACTACCTTTACAAGAGGTTGATGATGTAACATTAAGAAGATcaacaagaattagaaagcctgcAATTTCTAGTGACTATATAGTATATCTTGCTGAGTCTGACTATGATGTTTGTGATGAAAATGACCCAACGACGTTTTCACAAGCAATGAAAGGTCGTAATTCCAATTTATGGCTAGATGCTATGAAGGATGAAATGAATTCTATGGCAGATAACCAAGTTTGGGATCTTGTAGAATTGCCTGATGGAAAAAAGGTCATTGGCTATAAATGAGTATTTAAAACCAAGAAGGATTCATCAGGAAATATTGAGCACTACAAGGCTCGACTTATTGCCAAATGATTTACTCAAAGGGAAGGAGTTGACTACAGAGAAACCTTTTCTCCTGTTTCAAAGAAAGACTCTTTCCGCATCATTATGGCATTGGTAGCACACTTTGATATGGAATtgcatcaaatggatgtgaaaacgGCCTTCCTTAATGGAGATTTGGAAGAAGAGGTCTATATGAGACAACCCGAAGGGTTCATCTCAAGTGCTGGTAAGGAGTTAGTTTGCAAGCTTAAGAGAGCAATGTATAGTCTTAAGCAGGCTTTCCGACAGTGGTATTTGAAGTTTCACAATGTGATTTCTTCATTTGGGTTCATTGAAAATATTTCTGATCAATGTATATATCACAAGGTTAGTGGGAGCAAGATCATATTTCTCATCTTATATGTAGATGATATTTTGCTTGCAACAAATGATTTAGGATTGTTACATGAAGTGAAACAATTTCTCTCTAGACATTTTGATATGAAAGATATGGGTGATGCATCTTATGTCATTTGGCATAAAGATTCATAGAGATAAACATAAAGGAATTTTAGGTTTATCTCAAGAAGCCTATATTAATAAAGTTCTTGAGAGGTTTAAAATGCAAAATTGTTCACCAAGTGTTGCACCTATTGTGAAAGGTGACAAATTCTATTTAGATCAATGTCCCAAAAATGAACTTGAAAAGAAATAGATGGAAAATATTCCTTATGCTTCAGCCGTTGGAAGCCTAATGTATGCTCAGGTCTGTACAAGACCTGACATTGCTTTTGCTGTTAGCATGTTAGGAAGATATCAAAGCAATCCAGGAATTATCCATTGGAGAGCTACAAAGAAGGTCTTAAGGTACCTTCAAGGGACCAAGGACTTCATGCTTACAATAGACGAACCGACAATTTGGAAATTGTTAGATACTCAAATTCAGACTTGGCGGGATGTATTGATTCTAGAAAGTCAACGTCAGGATACATCTTTATGCTTGCTGATGGAGCAGTATCTTGGAAGAGTGCAAAACAATCACTTGTAGCCACTTCTACCATGGAAGCCGAGTTTATTGCTTGTTTTGAGGCTACATCACAAGGTGTTTGGTTAAAGAATTTTATCTCTGGGCTTAAGATTATGGATTGTATCTCTTCCTACAGAAATACCACATGAAGAGTTTATTCAGTTAGGAGATATTACATTGTAATACATAGAAGGTAATACTCGATTAATGAAAAACTACCGCTATGATTCGTGTAATTTGTCTTAATTGTTTAAGCATAGTATGTAATTACAAACTATACGTAACAAATGTTGGACCAAGTGGGAGAATGTtagaatttttattctaattgtggTCCAATTTGTTAATATAGAAATTAGTTTGGGTGGTATTGTAATTATTCATTATTATATTGACAGTTGGTCTGTTCTTTGATGGAAAGAACACGACTGTTCATTATAAACTTTATAAAATTTGGGTCCCAATTCTGAtcataagaacaaaaaaaatacacattGATTCCATCTGGCTCTTTGTGATTCAAGAATTGGAAGTtccaaattaaatcaaagaatttatTGGCAATGGCTGGAGGTACGTAAATTactgattttataaaaaaatctaaCAGGATCCANtattgtttaatttatttttaatgtgtattttttatttcaatatatataCACAGGTAGTTATTTTCGATGTAAATATAACATTATTAGTTTTTATAAtatctaattttacaaattaaaacactaaaataatcatttataaatagggtaaagtatatttttttcccttaaagtttgacaaaagttttaaaaatattcctaagttttattttgtttcaattttgtcccaaaagttttcgatttgcatcaaatatacctctaacggctaatttttcaaaaaatttaagatcgattcaacaacaatttcatgaaaataacccctcaacaaaagcaaatcaagcataattttcatgcattattgttatattggtcttaaattttttgaaaatttagcctccgagagtatatttgatgcaaatcgaaaacttttgagacaaaattgaaataaaataaaacttaggggtatttttaaaacttttgccaaacttcggggacaaaaaaaatatacttttacccttataaatataaaatatctatCTTTTTATATaggataaaaatgaaaatatgcaaaatttaaaataatacttAATTTGGTTTCTCATTTCACGCGTCTTAATTTagtttctaaaattttaattatctctttttaatttctaaattttgtAAATATAATTTATGTTAGTTCTTAAACTAATTTTTGACACACAAATATTAACGGAACACTGATATAAATAGACGAATACCACGTAGTTGTTATTTACAGTCTATTGCAGGTTAGtgctaaatatttttttatcttcacTAGTTTATTAAACTTTCTATAAACTTTAATTCTTGAAATGGATGTTATATATGGAACATAACTATTTTAATgcaattataaaatttttgtttttcttgcaagATATATGTCTATGTCGTCTACTTACGTCTTTTGACTTGAAGCATAATTATGACGATCATTATGTTTTATACTGCTTTTGTGTGTCTAGCTGCTATAATATTGatcttgtctatctttttttaattttttttatgattcatatttgttattttagttttctaaaactTATATATGTGTGCAATTTTTGAATATGTAATTGTTGAAACGATTAATTTCTTTTGATGAGAATGTTTTATGTCTTTTAGAATTATAATGTTGCTATCATCTAATTAATTGAATGAATATCTAATTGATTGGATATATACAATAATTTTGTAGTTACAGATGCAATAATTTTAATGTCTTTTAGTTCAATTAATTGGGTATTTAAACTGGTTATGTGAAAAAATAAATCGTTTAACTTTAGTAATTGATTGAGTCTGTGAACTAAAAAAAAGATGCATTCATCTAATCAATTGGATGATTCTTCTAATAGATTATTTtgcaaaaaattataattttttgtgaTTTGAAAGAATGCATACCTGACAAAACACCAAGAGCGTTTATTGTACCAAACTAATGATTACAGAAGGTGAAGGCGATTCATAAAACGATTATAATTATAGAAATTGGACAATTGAAAAAAAGAGATTGatgataaattataaaattgCTAATATATTAggattgaaaagataaagttattaaaataagttttttaaataaatttgtgGCTTTGTGAAACTTTAAACAGGTgaagtttaaattgaaaaaaaaaattctaaaatataaTTGACCTATTTACAATATGAATTAGACTCAAGGCTAAAATTCGATCTTAACTAAAGCTTTCAACAGaattctttaattattttttttggtaCATTCTTTACAAAATTTTACATTATAATATAATTCTCAGACAATGTTTTGACTTCTCTTTGGACAAAATCGATGCCATGCGATTCCGGGTTTGGTTTTACGTTTTCTATCCTTTTTCATTTTCGTTATCTTGCAGTAAAGTAACTACAATCTGTTCCCCATACATTCCCATATTATTCGATGTTTTTGAGGTAACATtaaatattactttaattttttcgTTTACTGTActgattatttttttttagattcTTTGATGTGATATTGGTATTCACTACTCTCATTTAGTGATATAACCAAAATTTATTGACTAATAAATATAAAAACTTTAAATTACCAAATTTAGAATTCTTTGTCCTGCTCTGTAAATATATTGACATGATATACTttatgaaaaaggaaaagaaaaaaaaaatcgtatAAAAGATCTTTATTCgaaaacaaaatatataatatagttgTGCAATTGAAAGAAAtatttctttaaaatattttttttttctaaatgtgTAATGATGAAAGCATCTTTGTGAAATTTCGTGCTTAGAGAGATTCGAACTCTCATCAATTTCTGTCAGGTGAGTCCAAAGGTGAAGGGTAAAGAACTTGGAGAaaggagtgagagagagagagagatgaacaGAGGAGAGAGGTCCAATGAAAAAGAAGCTGTTGGTGAATTGAAtttggagaaagagaaaaaaatgagaaagagggATTTGGCAAAGATAAAAGTTGTtttcattcatcatcattttctgtATCACATGCTTATATTTATATAGTTACATAAGAGCCAATTAATTTAATCTGCCTAACTAATTTTGCTAGTTGGCAATTCTAACTGATTAATGCTAACAGCAGTAACTAACTACTTCTAAGTCTACTAATGCTAACAGCAGTAACTAATTCTAAGTCTCCTAATGCTAATAGCAGCAACCAATTACATTAAGTTACAGCCTCCCTCAAACTAGGACTGTGACTATCTAAAAGGCCTAGTTTGGAAATGTTGCTTAAGAAGGGACCAGGGGCTAAAGCCTTGGTAAGGAAGTCAGCCAACTGATTCGATGAAGAAACCGGCATTAGGTGTGTGAGACCTGAGAGATGCTGGTTCCGAGCAGTGTGGCAATCAACCTCGATGTGCTTagttctctcatggaagataggATTAGTGGCTATGTGGATGACTGATCTATTGTCGCAGAAAAGTGTGATGGACTCTGTCAGTGGCATGCCCAAATCATTCATGATGTAAGATAGCCATTGAGCTTGACATGTTGCCAGGGCCAGAGCTCTGTACTCAGCTTCTGAGGACGACCTCGCAACAGTGTCCTGTTTCTTGCTTTTCCAACTGATGAGTGACTTTCCAATGTAGAAGCAATGGCCAGTGATGGATTTTTTGGAGTCTGCACATGTTGCCCAGTCTACAACTGAGAACCTTATGAGTTTAAGATCATTGTCAGCCAGGAAGAACAAACCAACTGAGGGACATCCTTTTAAGTATCGCAGCACCCTGTGAGCAGCTTGCAGGTGTACATCTGTGGGATAATCAATGAACTGACTAAGTCTTCCCATTGCGTAAGCTAAATCTGGCCTTGTGTTGGTCAAGTACAAGAGCCTGCCAACCAGTTGTCTGTATGGGGCTCGATCTTCTAATGCAGTGCCGCTTTTCCATGACAATTTTGATGCAGAAGTGTAATCCATTGGAGTGCTAGCTAGCTTGCACTCTAAGAAGCTAAAGTCCTTGAGGATGTCTAAGGCATACTTGCGTTGACAAAGATGGATCCCTTTTGATGAGCGGGCCACTTCCATGCCTAGGAAGTACTTCAAGTCCCCCAAatctttaattttgaattttttatcaaGTAGCTGCTTGATTGAATTAATCTCAGCAAGGTCATTACCCGTCAAGACCAAGTAGTCCACATAAACCATGATGATTGTAACCCCCTGAGCTGTGATTTTGGTGTACTAGGAATGATCTGATTCTGATTTGGAGAAACCAGCCAAACTCAATGTTTCAGTCAATTTCAAATTTCACTGCCTACTAGCTTGCCACAGTTCGTAGAGCGATTTTCACAATTTACACACTGAGTTTGCTGCCAGTTCAGATTGTTGAAGCCCTGGCGAAAGCCTCAAATAGACCTCTTCATATAGGTCACCGTGCAAGAAAGCAGTATTCACGTCCAGCTGCTTGATGTGCCATTGTTTTGCAATGGCCAAGGCCAAAACCACTCTCAAAGTTGACATTCGAACCATTGGGCTGAATGTGTCAATGAAGTCGACATCTTCAATTTGTGTGAAGCCCTTTGCAACCAACCTGGCTTTGTATCTTTCGATGGTTCCGTCAGGGAGGAATTTAATCCTGAACACCCACTTGCAGCCTATAGCTTTCTTGCCATGAGGGAGTGTTGTGATTTACCAAGTTTGATTTTTCTTCAGAGCCTCAAGTTCGTTTTGTATGGCTTCTCTCCAGCAAGGGTGAGCAACAGCTTCCTCATAGACACTAGGTACAACGTTTGTAGAAACAGCCAAAGAAAAATCTTGTGTTTTGGATTGAGTGCATCATAGAAAATATGCTGCGAAATAGGGTACCTTCAAAGAGGATGAGTGGAACTAGAAACTGAATTGTTCACTTTACAATGATAGTCTTTGAGATAGGCTGGTAACCTTTTAATTCTTGTAGATTTTCTAAGTTCAAGTGGCTGTGGATTTTGATGTGATGCATGGGATACATGTGATATGAGATTTTCTGTCTGTTCAACAGTGTGTGCCGAACGTGCAGGTTCATTTACGGTGTGATCAACAAATTCAGAATGCAAGTTTGATGGTGTTTGAAgattttgatggttttgatgatgTGTAAGTAGAACATGAGTTTGAGGCATATGTGGTTGATGCAAACTAGGAGCAGACGAGTCAGTGTAGTGAGAATCATAAGTGAATGGATCAAAGTTGTAATTTTGCTATGAAACTTCATTGTAATTGTGCAGATTAGAATTATCATGGGCACAATATGAAAAGTAATTTTCATAGAAAATGACATCTCTAGATGTGAAAATTCTTTTGGTTTTCACATCAATGAGTGTGAATCCTTTTGTTCCTTTTTTTAAAATCGAGAAAAGCACATTTTTGTGCTCTAGGATCCAATTTAGTTCTTCCATTTGAAAGAGTTGATGCATAGGCGAGACACCCAAAAACCTTTAAATTGGACAGATTAGGTGTTTGGTTGAAAAGAAGTTCAAAAAGTGATCTGTCGTTGAGAAATTGGCTTAGCAATACATTGACGATATGCACAGCATGCTTTACAGCAAAATTCCAAAAACATTTAGGCATAGATGAGTGGAATAGCAATGCTCTAGCCACCCCCAAAATGTGTTGGTGTTTTCTCTCCACTATCCCATTTTGCTGTGGAGTTTCAACACATGAAGTGTGGTGTACAATGCCTTGTGATGCATAAAATGATTGCATAGTGAACTCAGGACCATTTTCAGTTCTTAGACAATTGACAGTGCGATTGAATTGAGTTTGAACAAATTTTATAAAGATTTTAACCAAGTCTAGAGCTTCTGACTTtgctttcatacaaaaaattcaGGTGTATCTGCTTTTATCATCAACtatggtaaaaaaaatatttgtgagCATTAATGGAGGGGACTGAAATTGGTCCCTAGATATCAAGATGCAACAAATCAAAACAAGCAGCAGATTTAGAATTGCTATAAGAGAAAGGTAAGCGTTTTTGCTTTACTAAATGACATGAGTTACATGGGTTTATTTGTTCATTACAATCAATGAAGGGATGAGTTTTGGGCATTACATGCAATCTATTTTGAGGGATATGA is from Arachis ipaensis cultivar K30076 chromosome B01, Araip1.1, whole genome shotgun sequence and encodes:
- the LOC107610248 gene encoding uncharacterized protein LOC107610248, which codes for MVYVDYLVLTGNDLAEINSIKQLLDKKFKIKDLGDLKYFLGMEVARSSKGIHLCQRKYALDILKDFSFLECKLASTPMDYTSASKLSWKSGTALEDRAPYRQLVGRLLYLTNTRPDLAYAMGRLSQFIDYPTDVHLQAAHRVLRYLKGCPSVGLFFLADNDLKLIRFSVVDWATCADSKKSITGHCFYIGKSLISWKSKKQDTVARSSSEAEYRALALATCQAQWLSYIMNDLGMPLTESITLFCDNRSVIHIATNPIFHERTKHIEVDCHTARNQHLSGLTHLMPVSSSNQLADFLTKALAPGPFLSNISKLGLLDSHSPSLREAVT